A portion of the Mesoplasma entomophilum genome contains these proteins:
- a CDS encoding ATP-binding cassette domain-containing protein yields the protein MIEFKNVDKMFASNKGLKDVNIIINKEQIGLVGPNGAGKTTFIELLLGFHLPKKGEVIINGVKSTDKNFDISKVGYISANLDIPKKLSVVEYVGYIKELENSEKFNTNIEMFAKVLAFDLNDSSLIGSLSSGMVQKLKIILAISGDKDILIFDEPTRGLDPIAVELFEKIMEKLKEKDLTIIYCSHILEEVEKFCDRGLIIKNNTIVKDVNIKEHKSNLRESFKSFYEFTEIGDF from the coding sequence ATGATTGAATTTAAAAACGTAGATAAAATGTTTGCATCTAATAAAGGCTTAAAAGATGTAAACATTATTATTAATAAAGAACAAATAGGTTTAGTTGGTCCAAATGGAGCTGGTAAAACAACTTTTATTGAACTATTATTAGGTTTTCACTTACCAAAAAAAGGTGAAGTGATCATTAATGGAGTTAAATCAACAGATAAAAATTTTGATATTAGTAAAGTTGGTTATATATCAGCTAATTTAGATATCCCTAAAAAACTAAGTGTTGTTGAATATGTAGGATATATTAAAGAATTAGAAAATAGTGAAAAATTTAACACTAACATTGAAATGTTTGCTAAGGTCTTAGCATTTGATTTAAATGATAGTTCACTAATTGGTAGTTTGTCATCTGGGATGGTGCAAAAACTAAAAATAATATTAGCAATATCAGGAGATAAAGATATCTTAATATTTGATGAACCAACAAGAGGATTAGACCCAATTGCAGTAGAGTTATTTGAAAAAATTATGGAAAAATTAAAAGAAAAAGATTTAACAATTATTTATTGTTCTCATATATTAGAAGAAGTTGAAAAATTTTGTGATCGTGGACTTATTATTAAAAATAACACTATTGTTAAAGATGTAAATATTAAAGAACATAAATCAAATTTAAGAGAAAGCTTTAAATCATTTTATGAATTTACTGAAATAGGGGATTTTTAA
- a CDS encoding lipoprotein, translated as MKKLLAILGAVGVTATGASVVVACGNHNKEEKINLSSIIIKKDLGKLADAKEDTVKAALLKENPTLKTDEIKLTIPATKAVATANYTVTVEPKPDSKVYQGKVEGITFNTQIEVENTKIKIDSVKAAVGDIAGKENLDAVNIELAGKLSNATEGNVLKNISSLTAAIKTGTQTDVIVKVTAKKGYKLDSDTFEIAGAIVKPTISEGLSEVIKTTDLGTLDNAEEATVIDALVAKNPSLKKDHIKVTISNGVVAKTHEQTTNYTVTVGPKENDDFYNGKVDGITFNTKANIDDEVVSKTTIDNEIAKLNENGKTYNTTQEATDAIKKVETEEFKVSDATLKTDSIRGLSNQVFNITVQAKTGYVLANDIQDGKTTVELKIGTIDVITQQSVLDLVNAKIKGNNVYFENENNLNDALAAIVKPTGVESITGELADGSNDSLETKSVKITVSKKADAQFEANWDGKFTVEDVQIGKIDEVDVTDAIVKIRELGGKDYVDQPALQKAVEEITNKVNKNIVVTLTDITSTFGFKDHKIKVELSSKRSDIKLINNENVELSVRFGSVALISTVLKDNTEITGVQEADVVGVKAAVEAQFTVLAGHIVIADIKEVNPQNYADLTRKYTATVKAIDNDKDYTGSVSINFSIVFEQVDVKNIVDFLINLADNTLTQDQVKSNINQIIKEQQLKDKVTYKITEDQTNPLKITIELLPTSNNIELVNNQVVTKTVVIAESKFSYSIISDKYSN; from the coding sequence ATGAAGAAATTATTAGCAATTTTAGGGGCTGTTGGTGTAACAGCTACTGGTGCTTCTGTTGTTGTTGCTTGTGGAAATCACAATAAAGAAGAAAAAATTAACTTAAGTTCAATTATAATTAAAAAGGACTTAGGTAAATTGGCGGATGCTAAAGAAGATACTGTTAAAGCAGCTCTATTAAAAGAAAACCCGACATTAAAAACCGATGAAATTAAATTGACAATTCCAGCAACTAAAGCTGTTGCAACAGCTAATTATACTGTTACTGTTGAACCAAAACCTGATTCAAAAGTTTATCAAGGAAAAGTTGAAGGAATTACTTTTAATACCCAAATAGAAGTTGAAAATACCAAAATTAAAATTGATTCAGTTAAAGCAGCTGTTGGTGATATTGCAGGTAAAGAAAATTTAGACGCAGTTAATATTGAATTAGCTGGAAAATTATCTAATGCAACTGAAGGAAATGTATTAAAAAATATTTCTTCTTTAACAGCAGCAATAAAAACAGGAACTCAAACTGATGTAATAGTTAAAGTAACTGCAAAAAAAGGTTATAAACTAGATTCAGATACTTTTGAAATTGCTGGAGCTATTGTCAAACCGACTATAAGTGAGGGTTTATCAGAAGTTATTAAAACAACTGATTTAGGAACATTGGATAATGCAGAAGAAGCGACTGTTATTGATGCATTAGTTGCTAAAAACCCTTCATTAAAAAAAGATCATATTAAAGTTACAATTAGTAATGGTGTTGTTGCAAAAACACATGAACAAACAACAAATTATACTGTTACTGTTGGACCAAAAGAAAATGATGATTTCTATAATGGTAAAGTTGATGGGATTACGTTTAATACTAAAGCTAATATTGATGATGAAGTAGTAAGCAAAACAACAATTGATAATGAAATCGCAAAATTAAATGAAAATGGAAAAACATATAATACAACTCAAGAAGCAACTGATGCAATTAAAAAAGTTGAAACTGAAGAATTTAAAGTAAGTGATGCAACATTAAAAACGGATTCAATTAGAGGTTTAAGTAATCAAGTATTCAATATTACTGTTCAAGCAAAAACGGGTTATGTTTTAGCAAATGACATTCAAGATGGTAAAACAACAGTTGAATTAAAAATTGGTACAATTGATGTTATTACTCAACAAAGTGTTTTAGATTTAGTTAACGCTAAGATTAAAGGTAATAATGTTTACTTTGAAAATGAAAATAATTTAAATGACGCATTAGCTGCAATTGTTAAACCAACTGGTGTTGAATCAATTACAGGTGAACTTGCTGATGGATCAAATGATTCTTTAGAAACAAAATCAGTAAAAATTACAGTATCTAAAAAAGCAGATGCACAATTTGAAGCGAATTGAGATGGAAAATTTACAGTTGAAGATGTTCAAATTGGTAAAATTGATGAAGTTGATGTTACTGATGCTATTGTTAAAATTAGAGAACTAGGTGGTAAGGATTATGTTGATCAACCAGCTTTACAAAAAGCTGTTGAAGAAATAACTAATAAAGTTAATAAAAATATAGTTGTTACATTAACAGACATTACTTCAACTTTTGGGTTTAAAGATCATAAAATTAAAGTTGAATTATCATCAAAAAGAAGTGATATTAAATTAATTAATAATGAAAATGTTGAATTATCTGTAAGATTTGGATCAGTTGCTCTAATTTCAACTGTGTTAAAAGATAACACAGAAATTACTGGGGTTCAAGAAGCTGATGTAGTTGGAGTTAAGGCCGCTGTTGAAGCGCAATTTACAGTGTTAGCAGGTCATATTGTTATTGCTGATATTAAGGAAGTAAATCCTCAAAATTATGCTGATCTAACAAGAAAATATACAGCTACTGTGAAAGCAATTGATAATGATAAAGATTATACTGGATCAGTTTCAATTAATTTCTCAATTGTTTTTGAACAGGTTGATGTTAAAAACATTGTTGATTTTTTAATTAACCTGGCAGATAACACATTAACACAGGACCAAGTTAAATCTAATATCAATCAAATTATAAAAGAACAACAATTAAAAGATAAAGTTACATATAAAATTACAGAAGATCAAACAAACCCATTAAAAATAACTATAGAGTTGCTTCCAACAAGTAATAATATTGAATTAGTTAATAATCAAGTAGTAACAAAAACTGTTGTAATAGCTGAATCAAAATTTTCATACTCAATAATTTCAGATAAATATTCTAACTAA
- a CDS encoding Mbov_0401 family ICE element transposase-like protein, with the protein MKVINQIEVFDELKDFHLNLLIDDMLEKIQELDLEIKNSDWRKAEGYYINGYVKRTILTSEGVLTFKRTKYKIWNSIDRKWNTRCLVDDYLQLEKYQKISYEYIDKILKQVSAGMKYKDIINSHPRAIIDKSTVSRIIKKMDIENLSEISADLDYQIPSDVNNYDYVYVSTDDAFLKLKEFDEEEEKLKSVKHRVRLAVLYLGVSDTKDNRNSKLVHKRIIYQINKQKTRSPSTTKFAELVKEKIKEFYGDKERQVIVCGDGDDYIKKVAEELDAKLVLDFFHLKAKIRKGLPFTKWNNPAGLNQLCNLIMEDIKTDPFKAIEKLKILTHSATDNKKVLLKEAIRYIKNNLEGIFAYQEDWYNGCYTESNVYHFIKSISNSKSYAVKTFKNLIALRAGKINCLNAFDIWKHEKNVQIEINAFENKHHTWRMLRNKDFRNGVKNGVIAFADSKFAKHIDMIKQHKMYK; encoded by the coding sequence ATGAAAGTAATAAATCAAATTGAAGTTTTTGATGAATTAAAAGACTTTCACTTAAACCTATTAATAGATGATATGCTAGAAAAAATACAAGAACTAGACTTAGAAATTAAGAATAGTGATTGGCGTAAAGCAGAAGGATATTATATTAATGGATATGTTAAAAGAACTATTTTAACTAGTGAAGGTGTTTTAACTTTTAAAAGAACTAAATATAAAATATGAAATTCTATTGATCGTAAATGAAATACTAGATGCTTAGTTGATGATTACTTGCAGCTAGAGAAATATCAAAAAATAAGCTATGAATATATTGATAAGATTCTTAAGCAGGTTTCAGCAGGAATGAAATACAAAGATATAATAAATTCTCACCCTAGAGCAATAATAGATAAATCCACAGTTTCAAGAATTATAAAAAAAATGGATATTGAGAATTTAAGTGAAATATCAGCTGATCTTGATTATCAAATCCCAAGTGACGTAAACAATTATGATTATGTTTATGTTTCAACAGATGATGCATTCTTGAAGCTTAAAGAATTTGACGAAGAGGAAGAAAAACTTAAGTCAGTAAAGCATAGAGTTAGATTAGCGGTTCTTTATTTAGGAGTTTCAGATACTAAAGACAATCGCAATTCTAAATTAGTTCACAAAAGAATCATTTACCAAATAAATAAACAAAAAACTAGATCTCCTTCAACTACAAAGTTTGCTGAACTTGTTAAAGAAAAGATTAAAGAATTCTATGGTGATAAAGAAAGACAAGTAATTGTATGTGGTGATGGAGATGACTACATTAAAAAAGTTGCAGAAGAATTAGACGCTAAATTAGTTTTAGACTTCTTTCACTTGAAAGCAAAGATAAGAAAAGGTCTTCCTTTTACTAAATGAAATAATCCAGCTGGATTAAATCAATTATGTAACTTAATAATGGAAGATATAAAAACAGATCCTTTTAAAGCTATTGAGAAATTAAAGATATTAACTCATAGTGCTACTGATAATAAGAAAGTTTTATTAAAAGAAGCTATTCGATATATAAAGAATAATTTAGAAGGTATATTTGCTTATCAAGAAGACTGATACAATGGTTGCTATACTGAATCTAATGTTTACCATTTTATTAAGTCAATAAGTAACTCTAAGTCTTATGCTGTTAAAACTTTTAAGAATTTAATAGCTTTAAGAGCCGGAAAAATTAATTGTTTAAATGCTTTTGATATTTGAAAACATGAAAAAAATGTTCAAATTGAAATAAACGCATTTGAAAATAAACACCATACTTGAAGAATGTTAAGAAACAAAGATTTCAGAAATGGAGTTAAAAATGGGGTCATTGCTTTTGCTGATTCTAAGTTTGCTAAACATATTGACATGATAAAACAACATAAAATGTACAAATAA